One window of the Felis catus isolate Fca126 chromosome E3, F.catus_Fca126_mat1.0, whole genome shotgun sequence genome contains the following:
- the LOC123382534 gene encoding serine protease 29-like: MLWLLLLTPFFSGTCVAGSPASLPENELVGIVGGHSAPQGKWPWQVSLKVYEYNWASWVHICGGSLIHPQWVLTAAHCIDRKDADPAAYRIHAGDVYLYGGRTLLNVTRVIVHPDYINAHLGADVALLQLSHSVKYTANVRPVKLPSALLEVTPEDECWVTGWGTIMVHQWLPPPYRLQEVAVSLVENAVCDQQYHNATSHRFAGRKIIQDDMLCAGTEGRDSCQGDSGGPLVCKTTGAWHLVGVVSWGESCAARNRPGVYARVQTYVPWITQQIGRGL; encoded by the exons ATGCTGTGGCTGTTGCTTCTGACCCCCTTCTTCTCGGGGACCTGCGTCGCGGGGAGCCCAG cctccctccctgaaAACGAGCTGGTGGGCATCGTCGGGGGCCACAGTGCCCCCCAGGGGAAGTGGCCGTGGCAGGTCAGCCTGAAAGTCTACGAGTATAACTGGGCCTCGTGGGTGCACATCTGCGGGGGCTCCCTCATCCACCCCCAGTGGGTGCTGACCGCCGCCCACTGCATCGACCG GAAGGACGCCGACCCGGCAGCCTACCGCATCCATGCTGGGGACGTGTACCTGTACGGGGGGAGGACGCTGCTGAATGTGACCCGCGTCATCGTCCACCCCGACTACATCAACGCCCATCTGGGTGCGGACGTGGCCCTGCTCCAGCTGTCACACTCTGTGAAATACACGGCTAACGTCAGGCCTGTCAAGCTCCCGTCGGCCCTGCTTGAAGTCACCCCAGAGGACGAGTGCTGGGTGACCGGCTGGGGCACCATCATGGTGCACC AGTGGCTGCCTCCACCCTACCGTCTGCAGGAGGTGGCGGTGAGCCTGGTGGAGAACGCCGTCTGTGACCAGCAGTACCACAACGCCACCAGCCACCGCTTCGCAGGCAGGAAGATCATCCAGGATGACATGCTGTGTGCGGGGACCGAGGGCCGGGACTCCTGCCAG gGCGACTCCGGAGGCCCTCTGGTGTGCAAGACAACGGGTGCTTGGCACTTGGTGGGAGTGGTCAGCTGGGGCGAGAGCTGTGCGGCGAGAAACCGTCCCGGGGTCTACGCTCGCGTCCAGACGTACGTGCCCTGGATCACGCAGCAAATCGGGAGGGGCCTCTGA
- the LOC101089824 gene encoding serine protease 29-like has protein sequence MLWLLLLTPFFSGTCVAGSPASLPGNELVGIVGGHSAPQGKWPWQVSLKVYKYNWASWVHICGGSLIHPQWVLTAAHCIARKDADPAAYRIHAGDVYLYGGRTLLNVTRVIVHPDYIYAHLGADVALLQLSHSVKCTANVRPVKLPSALLEVTPEDECWVTGWGTVMVHQRLPPPYRLQEVAVSLVENAVCDQQYHDATRYRLAGRKIIQDDMLCAGTEGRDSCQGDSGGPLVCKTTGAWHLVGVVSWGKSCAARNRPGVYARVQTYVPWITQQIGRGL, from the exons ATGCTGTGGCTGTTGCTTCTGACCCCCTTCTTCTCGGGGACCTGCGTCGCGGGGAGCCCAG cctccctccctggaaACGAGCTGGTGGGCATCGTCGGGGGCCACAGTGCCCCCCAGGGGAAGTGGCCGTGGCAGGTCAGCCTGAAAGTCTACAAGTATAACTGGGCCTCCTGGGTGCACATCTGTGGGGGCTCCCTCATCCACCCCCAGTGGGTGCTGACCGCCGCACACTGCATCGCCCG GAAGGACGCCGACCCGGCAGCCTACCGCATCCATGCTGGGGACGTGTACCTCTACGGGGGCAGGACGCTGCTGAATGTGACCCGCGTCATTGTCCACCCCGACTACATCTACGCCCATCTGGGTGCGGACGTGGCCCTGCTCCAGCTGTCACACTCTGTGAAATGCACGGCTAACGTCAGGCCTGTCAAGCTCCCGTCGGCCCTGCTTGAAGTCACCCCAGAGGACGAGTGCTGGGTGACCGGCTGGGGCACCGTCATGGTGCACC AGAGGCTGCCTCCACCCTACCGTCTGCAGGAGGTGGCGGTGAGCCTGGTGGAGAACGCTGTCTGTGACCAGCAGTACCACGACGCCACCAGGTACCGCTTGGCAGGCAGGAAGATCATCCAGGACGACATGCTGTGTGCGGGGACTGAGGGCCGGGACTCCTGCCAG gGCGACTCCGGAGGCCCTCTGGTGTGCAAGACAACGGGTGCTTGGCACTTGGTGGGAGTGGTCAGCTGGGGCAAGAGCTGTGCGGCGAGAAACCGTCCCGGGGTCTACGCTCGCGTCCAGACGTACGTGCCCTGGATCACGCAGCAAATCGGGAGGGGCCTCTGA